In Nicotiana tabacum cultivar K326 chromosome 11, ASM71507v2, whole genome shotgun sequence, a single window of DNA contains:
- the LOC107777357 gene encoding iron-sulfur assembly protein IscA, chloroplastic isoform X1, with protein sequence MAFSATFRCSSSLCRPLNNSTISRALPQSSSSLSFRSSPSLFNRKKSLSLRSATLEAATASGGVAPAISLTDNALKHLNKMRNERNEDLCLRIGVKQGGCSGMSYTMEFEKRENARPDDSIIEYNGFNIVCDPKSLLFLFGMQLDYSDALIGGGFSFKNPNATQTCGCGKSFAAEM encoded by the exons ATGGCGTTCTCTGCAACTTTTCGTTGTTCATCTTCTCTATGTCGTCCTCTGAATAATTCAACAATTTCACGCGCTTTGCCGCAGTCGTCTTCTTCACTCTCCTTTCGATCTTCGCCTTCACTTTTTAACCGCAAAAAATCCTTGTCTCTTCGATCTGCTACACTTGAAG CAGCAACTGCATCTGGAGGAGTAGCACCTGCTATTTCTTTAACCGACAATGCATTAAAGCACTTGAATAAGATGAGGAATGAGCGGAATGAGGACTTGTGTCTTAGAATTGGTGTTAAACAAGGTGGATGCTCAGGCATGTCATATACAATGGAGTTTGAAAAACGAGAAAATGCTAGACCAGATGATTCGATCATTGAATACAATGGATTTAATATTG TTTGTGATCCAAAAAGTCTTCTCTTCCTCTTTGGAATGCAACTGGACTATAGCGATGCATTGATAGGTGGgggcttttctttcaaaaatccaAATGCTACGCAAACCTGTGGTTGTGGAAAATCATTTGCTGCTGAGATGTAA
- the LOC107777357 gene encoding iron-sulfur assembly protein IscA, chloroplastic isoform X2: protein MAFSATFRCSSSLCRPLNNSTISRALPQSSSSLSFRSSPSLFNRKKSLSLRSATLEATASGGVAPAISLTDNALKHLNKMRNERNEDLCLRIGVKQGGCSGMSYTMEFEKRENARPDDSIIEYNGFNIVCDPKSLLFLFGMQLDYSDALIGGGFSFKNPNATQTCGCGKSFAAEM from the exons ATGGCGTTCTCTGCAACTTTTCGTTGTTCATCTTCTCTATGTCGTCCTCTGAATAATTCAACAATTTCACGCGCTTTGCCGCAGTCGTCTTCTTCACTCTCCTTTCGATCTTCGCCTTCACTTTTTAACCGCAAAAAATCCTTGTCTCTTCGATCTGCTACACTTGAAG CAACTGCATCTGGAGGAGTAGCACCTGCTATTTCTTTAACCGACAATGCATTAAAGCACTTGAATAAGATGAGGAATGAGCGGAATGAGGACTTGTGTCTTAGAATTGGTGTTAAACAAGGTGGATGCTCAGGCATGTCATATACAATGGAGTTTGAAAAACGAGAAAATGCTAGACCAGATGATTCGATCATTGAATACAATGGATTTAATATTG TTTGTGATCCAAAAAGTCTTCTCTTCCTCTTTGGAATGCAACTGGACTATAGCGATGCATTGATAGGTGGgggcttttctttcaaaaatccaAATGCTACGCAAACCTGTGGTTGTGGAAAATCATTTGCTGCTGAGATGTAA